GCGCTTGTCGAGCCTGATGGTCCTGTTCGTGTGCACCGGCAACACCTGCCGCAGCCCGATGGCGGAGGCCCAGTTCCGCCAGCTCGTCGCCGAGCGCCTCGGCTGCCGCGCCGACGAAATCGAGCAGCACGGCATCGTCGCCATCAGCGCCGGCCTCGCCGCCTGGGCCGGGGCGCCGGCCAGCGCCGGCGCGCTCGAGGCGATGGCCGAGCTCGGTGCCGACCTGGCCGGCCACGAGAGCCAGCCGATCACCGACGCGCTCGTCCGCCAGGCCGACGTCATCCTGACGATGACCGCGTCGCACCGCACGGCCCTCCTCGCCCAGTTTCCCGAGGCGGGGGGGCGCGTGGAGATGCTGTCCCCCGACCGGCAGGACGTGAGCGACCCGATAGGCGGCCCGCTTCCCACTTACCGCGCCTGTGCGGCGCAGATCCGCGGGCATTTGCTCGCCCGGCTCGCTACACTACTCGACGCTCCATCCGGCCGGGATTCGGGTGGGAAGACACGGGAATGAGCCATGCGGATCGCCGTCGGCAGTGACCACCGGGGGGTTTCCGCCCGGCTGCGCTTGATCGGTCTGCTCGAGCGCCTCGGCAACACGGTCGTCGACTGCGGCTGCCCGACGACCGATCCGGTCGACTATCCCGACATCGCCGCCGACGTGGCCGGCCGGGTGAGCCACGGCACGGTCGACCGCGGCATCCTCCTCTGCTGCACCGGCGTGGGGATGGCGATCGCTGCCAACAAGCTCCCCGGCGTCCGCGCCGTGACCTGCGGCGACGAGGTGACGGCCGAGCTGAGCCGGCGGCACAACGACCTCAACGTCCTCTGCCTGTCGGCGGAGATGGTGGGGCCGGAGCTGCAGGAAAAGATCATCCGCACCTGGCTCGACACGCCGTTCGAGGGGGGCCGCCACGCCCGCCGGGTGGCGAAGATCAAGGCCCTCGAGCCCCACTGCGGTGACGGCGGCTGATAGCTCCGTCCTTCGCGCAGCCGTAAGAGTCGTTCAATCGGCTGTTCGTTTCTCACTCAGAACCTCGTTGAGCACGATGCGGCATCCAGTCTTATCGAGCACAAGCAACAACTCCTTCTCGGTCTGGGCGTAAATCTGAATCGTGGGCTCCACGTGGAGGATGTGTTGCACGTCCGCAGGGCACTGCACCTTTTGTGCTGCCCTTTCCATGTGCCCGCACTCGCCAAGTACGAATCGGTACTCCCTCTGGTAGGCATAACCAGCCGGCTTGCAGAAAACTCCCCACTCGCTCTGCCTCGCCGAGTACTCGACTAGGCCATGATCGAGCGCGTTGGCCGACTCTGAGGGAGCGTTTGCGCGCACGTGACTGGCAAAGACCTCGATATGGTCCCGATGGAGAAACACGTACCGGGAACCAAATGTGGCTCGCATCTGATTGACGTCGTTGACGAGCCTCTCAAGTTCTTCGAAATCAGTCGGTAATCCGATCGCGAACCAGCAATTTAGGCGCCCTGGCTTCCGACCAGGGTTGTGCGCTGTGAGCGCGGTTACCTGGAGTTCCTGGTCGCCAAACTTCATTTGCAGGGGGAATCCGCCATCCTGCATGCGAAATGTAGCCGAGCAGGATTCCTGGGGGTCGCCACGCCCCTCATGCCCATCGATGCGATAGGACTCGGGCGGCGTGAAGTACACGAGTCCACGGGCTAACGAGGCAAGGTACTCGTCCTTCCCGAAAAACTTCAGCAGCCCGACAACCGCCTGGCTTTCCACCTCAAAGCCTCCTTCTCATCGCTAGTTTTGTTTTGGTTCTCGCGCATCCCTCCCGTCTTGGGGGTCGCTACAGGGCACGAGGGCCTGGCCGCCCATGGCGATCAATTCGATCGGACCCCGCTCGAGCGATCGTCGGACAGGAATCCGGCGGCGAACATCGTTCCGTGCCGGTGCGTGCCGATCCGGACAACCCCCTTGACTTCGCGTGTCATATCGCAAACATAGCAGACATGACATCTTCATTCAACGTCCCCGTCGTCCTGCGAGCGATCCGCACGAATCTGTCCCTGACCCAAGAACAGCTCGCCGAGCGGCTCGGCGTCTCGTTCGCCACGGTGAATCGGTGGGAGGGCGGCACCACGAAGCCGCAGAAGGCGGCGTTGGCCGCGATCGAGGCACTCGCCTCCGAGGCGGGCGTCGGTGATGAGCCAGAGGCTGCGGTGCCGACGGCGGCGCGACCACGGCGGAAGCGTGCGTCGGCGGCCGTGCCGACGACGAAGCCGATGGAGCAAATGCTGTGGGATGCCGCCTGCTCGATCCGTGGCGAGAAGGATGCGGCGAAGTTCAAGGACTATCTGCTGCCGCTCCTGTTCCTCAAGCGGCTCTCGGACGTGTTCGACGACGAGGTGGCCCGCCTCGCCGATGAATACGGCGATCGCACCACCGCGCTCGAGATCGCGGAGTCGGACCATTCGCTCCTCCGCTTCTACCTGCCGCCCGAGGCCCGATGGGCGGTGATCAGTGGCCGCGAGCAATATGAATGGCCTGTCGATGAGCGTGGTCGATCGACTGCCCCGCGCGGGTTTGGTGAGCACCTCACGAAGGCAGTGCGGGCCGTCGTCAAGCACAACCCGTCGCTCTCCGGCGTGATCGACATTGTTGATTTCGCGGCTGAACGGAACGGTGAGCCGGACATCAACCCGGCGAAACTGCGAGGAGTCGTCGAGACGTTCTCCGACCCCCGTTATCGTCTCGGCCTCGCGGATGTGCAGCCTGATTTCCTCGGCCGGGCGTACGAGTTCCTGCTCCGCAAGTTCGCCGAAGGAGCAGGGCAGAGCGCCGGCGAGTTTTTCACGCCGACGGAGGTGGGCTTCCTCATGGCCCATATCCTACGGCCGCGGCCGGGCGAGACATGCCACGACTATGCGTGCGGTTCAGCCGGCCTGCTGATCAAGCTCCAGCTCGTCGCCCGGGAGCTGGACCCCACTAGCAAGGTGCCGCTCAAGCTGTCGGGGCAGGAGCTCGGGGCCGAGAGCTTCGCCGTGGCCCGGATGAACGCGATCATCCACGACATGGACGTCGACCTCGCCCGGGGCGACACCATGATCAACCCGAAGTTTCTGGATGCGGCCAGCCGGATTCGCGGTCACGACATCGTCGTGGCCAATCCGATGTGGAACCAGCCGTTTTCGCCCGAGTTGTTCGGCAACGATCCGTTCGACCGATTTCAGCCTGCGGGCGGGATCACCAGCGGCAAGGGTGACTGGGCTTGGCTCCAGCACACGCTCGCCTGCCTCGATGACGACGGTCGTGCAGCCGTTGTGCTCGACACCGGCGCCGTGACGCGAGGCTCTGGATCGCAGAATGAAGACAAAGAGCGGAACATCCGCAAATGGTTTGTGGACAATGACCTTATCGACGGCGTCATCCTCTTGCCCGAAAATCTCTTCTACAACACGAACGCGGCCGGTGTGATCGTGATTATCGCAAGGCGCAAGGCCACCTCCCGCAAAGGGCGCATTGCGCTGCTGAACGCTAGCCGCCGGTTCATCAAAGGCAAGCCGAAGAACTACCTGCCAGAAAAGGACATTCGGCTTCTTGCCGGAATCTATGCGAAGGGCGAGCCTGTAGTCGGCGAACTCACGATCATCACGAACGAGCAAGCCAAAGAAGCTGACTACAACCTGAGTCCAAGTCGCTGGGTGAGTACAGCGGCGCCGGAAGAAGGGGATGCCCTTGCCGTAGTGCTTGATCAGTTTGAGACCGCGCTGGCCGCAGAAGCCGAGGCATCGCGAGACCTCGTGCCCTTGCTCGCGAAACTGCGGGAGTTGGCGCG
This genomic stretch from Planctomycetota bacterium harbors:
- a CDS encoding helix-turn-helix domain-containing protein codes for the protein MTSSFNVPVVLRAIRTNLSLTQEQLAERLGVSFATVNRWEGGTTKPQKAALAAIEALASEAGVGDEPEAAVPTAARPRRKRASAAVPTTKPMEQMLWDAACSIRGEKDAAKFKDYLLPLLFLKRLSDVFDDEVARLADEYGDRTTALEIAESDHSLLRFYLPPEARWAVISGREQYEWPVDERGRSTAPRGFGEHLTKAVRAVVKHNPSLSGVIDIVDFAAERNGEPDINPAKLRGVVETFSDPRYRLGLADVQPDFLGRAYEFLLRKFAEGAGQSAGEFFTPTEVGFLMAHILRPRPGETCHDYACGSAGLLIKLQLVARELDPTSKVPLKLSGQELGAESFAVARMNAIIHDMDVDLARGDTMINPKFLDAASRIRGHDIVVANPMWNQPFSPELFGNDPFDRFQPAGGITSGKGDWAWLQHTLACLDDDGRAAVVLDTGAVTRGSGSQNEDKERNIRKWFVDNDLIDGVILLPENLFYNTNAAGVIVIIARRKATSRKGRIALLNASRRFIKGKPKNYLPEKDIRLLAGIYAKGEPVVGELTIITNEQAKEADYNLSPSRWVSTAAPEEGDALAVVLDQFETALAAEAEASRDLVPLLAKLRELAR
- the rpiB gene encoding ribose 5-phosphate isomerase B, with amino-acid sequence MRIAVGSDHRGVSARLRLIGLLERLGNTVVDCGCPTTDPVDYPDIAADVAGRVSHGTVDRGILLCCTGVGMAIAANKLPGVRAVTCGDEVTAELSRRHNDLNVLCLSAEMVGPELQEKIIRTWLDTPFEGGRHARRVAKIKALEPHCGDGG